In Candidatus Acidulodesulfobacterium acidiphilum, the following are encoded in one genomic region:
- a CDS encoding S24 family peptidase, producing MFIAKVVGKSMEPTIPDGSYCIFRYEPQGSREGKVVIAEMMHELDPETNQKFTVKRYHSEKEYSEEDGNWLHTRIILSPDNKDFENIILENASENKYKIVAEFISVI from the coding sequence ATGTTTATAGCGAAAGTCGTCGGCAAATCCATGGAGCCGACCATACCTGACGGCAGTTATTGCATATTCCGCTATGAACCGCAAGGTTCGCGCGAAGGCAAAGTAGTGATTGCGGAAATGATGCATGAGTTAGACCCAGAAACGAATCAAAAATTTACGGTAAAAAGATATCATAGCGAAAAAGAATATTCTGAAGAAGACGGAAATTGGTTGCATACAAGAATTATTCTTTCTCCGGATAATAAAGACTTTGAAAACATCATATTGGAAAACGCTTCCGAAAACAAATATAAAATAGTGGCGGAGTTTATTTCCGTCATATAA
- a CDS encoding SAM-dependent DNA methyltransferase has translation MAKINDNNSSNQTGDINFTFKLWQTADKMRNNMDAAEYKHVVLGLIFLKYISDSFTELYNELLNNAEADPEDLDEYKSKNIFYVPKKARWDYLQNNAKQPHIGKLIDDAMTEIENINPVLKGVLPKNYAREGLDKQRLGELIDLIGTIGLGEKENISKDILGRVYEYFLGQFADAEGKKGGQFYTPRCIVKLLTEMIEPYKGRVYDPCCGSGGMFVQSEKFVKEHGGRIGDISIYGQESNQTAWRLCKMNLAIRRIEADIQWNNEGSFLNDAHKTLKADFILANPPFNDSDWRGELLKDDVRWKYGVPPVNNANFAWIQHFIFHLSPTGIAGFVLSNGSMSSNTSNEGEIRKNIIDADLVDCMVALPSQLFYNTMIPACLWFIARDKKNHKFRDRRGEVLFIDAREMGVMIDRRHRELTDEEINKIAGTYHAFRGEGGEYEDIAGFCKAAAIEEIKKQGYILTPGRYVGTKETEEDDEVFEEKMKRLTAELSKQMAEEKRLNEEIKIQLAKIGLNLE, from the coding sequence ATGGCGAAGATTAACGACAACAACAGTTCAAATCAGACGGGAGACATCAATTTTACTTTCAAGCTCTGGCAGACTGCGGATAAGATGCGCAATAATATGGATGCCGCAGAATATAAGCACGTCGTTCTTGGGCTTATATTCCTTAAATATATTTCAGACTCGTTTACCGAGCTTTACAATGAGTTATTAAACAATGCGGAAGCCGACCCGGAGGATTTGGACGAATATAAATCCAAGAATATATTTTACGTTCCCAAAAAAGCCAGATGGGATTACTTGCAGAATAATGCGAAACAGCCGCATATAGGCAAGCTAATAGACGATGCAATGACCGAAATAGAAAATATTAATCCCGTATTAAAAGGCGTCCTTCCGAAAAATTATGCAAGGGAAGGATTAGACAAACAGCGCCTCGGCGAACTTATAGATTTAATAGGCACGATTGGTTTGGGCGAGAAAGAAAACATAAGCAAGGATATACTGGGTCGGGTTTACGAGTATTTTTTAGGACAGTTTGCGGATGCGGAAGGTAAAAAAGGCGGGCAGTTTTATACTCCAAGATGCATAGTTAAACTCCTTACGGAAATGATAGAGCCGTATAAGGGCAGAGTATATGACCCATGCTGCGGCTCCGGCGGAATGTTCGTCCAGTCCGAAAAATTTGTTAAGGAACACGGCGGCAGAATAGGCGATATTTCCATTTACGGTCAGGAGAGTAACCAGACTGCATGGCGGCTTTGCAAAATGAACCTTGCTATCCGCAGGATAGAAGCGGATATTCAGTGGAACAACGAAGGAAGTTTTTTAAACGACGCCCATAAAACCTTAAAAGCCGATTTTATTCTTGCCAATCCTCCTTTTAACGATTCAGATTGGAGAGGCGAACTTTTAAAGGATGACGTCCGCTGGAAATACGGCGTCCCCCCTGTTAATAACGCAAACTTTGCATGGATTCAGCATTTTATCTTTCACCTGTCCCCGACCGGCATAGCGGGCTTTGTTCTTTCCAACGGCTCGATGAGTTCCAATACCTCTAACGAAGGAGAAATAAGAAAAAATATAATAGATGCCGATTTAGTGGACTGCATGGTCGCCCTTCCCTCGCAGCTATTTTACAACACTATGATTCCGGCTTGTCTCTGGTTTATAGCCCGCGATAAAAAGAACCATAAATTTAGGGACAGAAGAGGCGAGGTTTTGTTTATAGACGCCCGCGAAATGGGCGTTATGATAGACAGAAGACACAGAGAGCTTACCGATGAAGAAATTAATAAAATCGCAGGTACTTACCATGCTTTCAGGGGTGAAGGAGGCGAGTATGAAGATATTGCCGGTTTCTGCAAAGCAGCGGCCATTGAAGAAATAAAAAAGCAGGGCTATATTTTAACTCCCGGCAGATATGTCGGCACTAAAGAAACGGAAGAAGACGACGAAGTATTCGAAGAAAAGATGAAACGGCTGACGGCGGAACTGTCGAAACAGATGGCGGAAGAAAAAAGGCTGAACGAAGAGATAAAAATACAATTAGCTAAAATAGGGCTAAATTTGGAATAA
- a CDS encoding CopG family transcriptional regulator produces the protein MRRTQIYLDDEIYEILKKESLILGKSTSQIIRENPKKNLVNKSDKISNAIDGSKGAWKDKPDFKINYFIRKLRKGNRIDNF, from the coding sequence ATGAGAAGAACCCAAATATATTTAGACGATGAAATATACGAAATTTTAAAGAAAGAAAGTTTGATTTTAGGTAAAAGTACATCTCAAATAATAAGAGAAAACCCCAAAAAAAACCTGGTAAATAAAAGCGATAAAATATCAAACGCCATAGACGGTTCTAAAGGCGCGTGGAAAGACAAACCCGATTTTAAAATTAACTATTTTATTAGAAAATTAAGAAAGGGAAATAGAATTGATAATTTTTGA
- a CDS encoding nucleotidyltransferase, with protein sequence MPLDLSSLQKAVNSLERAIKVADRVIKDRVNTDEEEVIRAGVIQNFEFTYELCWKFMKRWLEINIGGANLDGATRRELFREAYKSGLIEDVDNWMEYHGARNETSHTYGDDKAEDVFEVAKTFLKDAKQLFLILEEKND encoded by the coding sequence ATGCCTTTAGATTTAAGTAGTTTGCAAAAAGCGGTTAATTCTTTAGAAAGGGCTATTAAAGTCGCCGATAGGGTTATCAAAGATAGAGTTAATACGGATGAAGAAGAAGTTATACGCGCAGGGGTTATCCAAAATTTTGAATTTACTTATGAGCTTTGCTGGAAGTTTATGAAAAGATGGCTTGAAATAAATATAGGCGGAGCTAATTTAGACGGGGCTACCAGGAGGGAACTTTTCCGCGAGGCATATAAAAGCGGGCTCATTGAAGATGTAGATAATTGGATGGAGTATCACGGAGCACGAAACGAAACATCCCATACATATGGTGATGATAAAGCAGAAGATGTATTTGAAGTTGCAAAAACCTTTTTAAAAGATGCAAAACAGCTATTTTTAATCTTAGAAGAAAAAAATGATTGA
- a CDS encoding TolC family protein: MKKNIIASVFLIIIVYIISLVLPFNVYAQTNKKMFKNKHKYNGGISMGRQRAQNGAYTVNRAVRQALKNNDLIKSAVQRVKAAQANFNAATAGMLPKLSFNYNASRMEYQPYLQTSHVPIPTFSKSGGKNGYMYFPPRIYMNSDTNFNWSLQITQPVFTGFALLDKRELAKIGINISRVQKHEAVLNVIEGVKLAYFNVLRAQEQLKVAGEQVKSLKSHEMQAKLLYKQGVIPYNDLLKSEVALADAVQYKTSSIAALNIAVSNFNTVLNQNINAKDGFKNIRYVNFKRYRLSPLFVYALRHRPGLKIFRFKIKQETLKEKIAESRYYPHVSAFAAYSQSGQNWLAENNAFNNQENKIIGLSATWTLFNWFKTSDNYQKEKHEKTALKYSLKSYINDVRLEVKSDLLNLRTAFKNIKAAKLSVRQAKENLKITNLQYIQETTTSTEVLDAETYLKHAQLNYYDSLYGYDIYLAKLQRDIGRNRYGE; the protein is encoded by the coding sequence ATGAAAAAAAATATAATTGCATCCGTTTTTTTAATAATTATTGTTTATATAATAAGCCTTGTATTGCCTTTCAACGTTTATGCTCAAACAAACAAAAAAATGTTTAAAAATAAGCATAAATATAACGGCGGCATAAGTATGGGGCGGCAAAGGGCTCAAAACGGCGCATATACCGTAAACAGGGCCGTAAGGCAGGCGCTGAAAAACAACGATTTAATAAAAAGCGCGGTTCAAAGGGTTAAGGCGGCGCAGGCAAATTTTAACGCGGCTACCGCAGGTATGCTGCCGAAACTTTCGTTTAACTACAATGCGTCGAGAATGGAATACCAGCCGTATCTTCAGACGTCGCACGTGCCTATCCCGACGTTTAGTAAAAGCGGCGGCAAAAACGGCTATATGTATTTTCCTCCCCGCATATATATGAATTCCGATACTAATTTTAACTGGAGCCTTCAAATAACCCAGCCTGTTTTTACAGGTTTTGCGCTTCTCGATAAAAGAGAACTTGCAAAAATAGGCATAAATATATCGAGGGTTCAAAAACATGAAGCCGTCTTAAACGTTATAGAAGGCGTAAAATTGGCGTATTTTAACGTTTTAAGGGCGCAGGAGCAGTTAAAAGTAGCGGGCGAACAGGTAAAATCTTTAAAATCCCACGAAATGCAGGCAAAACTCCTTTACAAACAGGGCGTAATTCCTTATAACGACCTGCTGAAATCCGAAGTCGCCCTTGCGGACGCCGTGCAGTATAAGACGTCGTCCATAGCCGCTTTAAATATTGCCGTGTCGAATTTCAATACCGTTCTCAATCAAAACATTAACGCAAAGGACGGTTTTAAAAATATACGTTACGTTAATTTTAAAAGATACCGGTTAAGCCCTCTTTTTGTTTATGCCTTAAGGCACAGACCTGGATTAAAAATATTCAGGTTTAAAATTAAGCAGGAGACGCTTAAAGAAAAGATTGCCGAGAGCAGGTATTATCCTCATGTTTCGGCTTTTGCCGCATATTCTCAGTCCGGCCAAAACTGGCTTGCTGAAAATAATGCGTTTAATAATCAGGAAAATAAGATAATAGGTTTAAGCGCTACATGGACGCTGTTTAACTGGTTTAAAACGTCGGATAATTATCAGAAAGAAAAGCATGAAAAGACTGCCTTAAAATATAGCCTTAAATCTTATATAAACGACGTCAGGCTTGAGGTTAAAAGCGATTTATTAAATCTTCGGACGGCTTTTAAAAATATTAAAGCTGCAAAATTGTCGGTAAGGCAGGCTAAAGAGAATCTTAAAATTACAAATTTGCAGTATATACAGGAAACTACCACGTCAACCGAAGTTTTAGACGCGGAAACTTATCTTAAACATGCCCAATTAAACTATTACGATTCGCTTTACGGATACGATATATATTTAGCCAAGCTTCAAAGAGACATAGGGAGGAATAGATATGGAGAATAA
- a CDS encoding SDR family oxidoreductase yields the protein MKTVLITGSTDGIGKQTAVILAQKGFSVLIHGRNEEKCKQTIREIFSLTGAKNLDYFACDLLSLKEVRHFSEEVKKRYESLDILINNAGVYLKDYILSPEGIEATFQINHLSMFYLTLNLLPIIKPAGEPARIINVSSTAHASKMDFDNLVKPVKYDGHRAYSLSKLCNILFTFELSERLKDKNITVNCLHPGVINTKLLKAGWGAVGGFFGRSPQDGAKTSVYLAVSKDVENITGKYFSDSKIAKPHDIAYDKDARTKLWRLSEELINKSGYEIV from the coding sequence ATGAAAACCGTTCTTATTACGGGTTCTACCGACGGAATAGGGAAGCAGACCGCCGTTATTCTTGCGCAAAAAGGCTTTTCCGTCTTGATTCACGGCAGGAATGAAGAAAAATGCAAACAAACCATAAGGGAAATTTTTTCTTTAACGGGTGCTAAAAATTTGGATTACTTCGCATGCGACTTGCTGTCGCTAAAAGAAGTCCGCCACTTCTCCGAAGAGGTTAAAAAAAGGTATGAAAGTTTAGATATCTTGATAAACAACGCCGGCGTTTATTTGAAAGATTACATATTGTCTCCGGAAGGAATAGAAGCTACGTTTCAGATAAACCATCTTTCGATGTTTTATCTAACGTTAAATCTTCTTCCAATTATTAAACCGGCAGGAGAACCCGCCCGCATAATAAACGTAAGTTCGACCGCGCATGCTTCGAAAATGGATTTCGACAATCTCGTAAAACCTGTAAAATACGACGGGCACAGAGCCTACAGCCTTTCTAAATTATGCAATATTCTTTTTACCTTCGAGTTAAGCGAAAGGCTGAAGGATAAAAATATCACCGTAAATTGCCTGCATCCTGGAGTCATAAACACGAAACTTTTAAAAGCAGGCTGGGGCGCAGTCGGAGGGTTTTTCGGCAGAAGTCCGCAGGACGGGGCTAAGACCTCGGTTTATTTAGCCGTTTCTAAAGATGTAGAAAACATAACCGGAAAATATTTCAGCGATTCAAAAATTGCAAAACCGCACGATATAGCCTATGATAAAGATGCGAGGACGAAATTATGGCGGCTGAGCGAAGAATTAATAAATAAAAGCGGTTATGAAATAGTATGA
- a CDS encoding type II toxin-antitoxin system VapC family toxin has product MELIIFDTDIIIWILRGKETIVTDAKRLSEETSGKIYITPIQVAEVYSGMTDKEERKTRKLIESFYFLDINKRIGELAGIYINKYRKSHQIELADAIIGASAKNYNLNYTH; this is encoded by the coding sequence ATAGAATTGATAATTTTTGATACGGACATTATCATTTGGATATTAAGAGGTAAAGAAACAATAGTGACTGACGCAAAACGCTTATCCGAAGAAACATCAGGCAAAATATATATAACGCCCATTCAGGTTGCGGAGGTTTATTCGGGAATGACGGACAAAGAGGAAAGAAAAACCCGTAAACTTATAGAAAGTTTTTATTTTTTAGATATAAATAAACGAATAGGCGAATTGGCTGGTATATATATAAATAAATATAGAAAGTCCCATCAAATAGAGCTTGCAGATGCAATCATAGGAGCTTCGGCAAAAAATTACAATTTAAATTATACACATTAA
- a CDS encoding transcriptional regulator: protein MSIGRLRDIFYALSDKVRLEIISLLIDNGEMCVCKFQEIFKISQPNLSFHLGILRKSGLVTTRRKGTWMNYSLNGENEVLKNLLPLIKKASAEK from the coding sequence ATATCTATAGGACGGCTTAGAGATATTTTTTACGCTTTATCGGATAAGGTTAGGCTTGAGATTATAAGCCTGTTGATAGATAACGGAGAAATGTGCGTTTGTAAATTTCAGGAAATTTTTAAAATATCACAGCCCAACCTTTCTTTTCATCTGGGCATTCTTAGAAAGTCCGGTCTCGTTACGACCAGAAGAAAAGGCACATGGATGAATTACAGCCTTAACGGCGAAAACGAAGTTTTAAAAAATTTGCTTCCTTTAATTAAAAAGGCATCTGCCGAAAAGTAA